The following coding sequences are from one Burkholderia stabilis window:
- a CDS encoding PaaI family thioesterase: protein MTDITDHARGALRAQPFSMLLGAELMHIGDNEVSLCLPVREELRQQHGFVHGGVISYLADNALTFAGALVLGPRVITAEYKINYLRPAVNGTLVARAKLVYAGRHQATCQCHVFVIDADHERLVAIAQGTINRVGDGKMPDAPEETA, encoded by the coding sequence ATGACCGATATCACGGACCACGCACGCGGTGCATTGCGTGCGCAACCGTTCAGCATGCTGCTGGGCGCGGAGCTGATGCATATCGGCGACAACGAAGTGTCGCTGTGCCTGCCCGTGCGCGAAGAATTGCGGCAGCAGCACGGTTTCGTGCATGGCGGCGTCATCAGCTATCTCGCCGACAACGCGCTGACGTTCGCCGGCGCGCTCGTGCTCGGTCCGCGCGTGATCACCGCCGAATACAAGATCAACTACCTGCGGCCGGCGGTGAACGGCACGCTCGTCGCGCGCGCGAAGCTCGTCTACGCGGGTCGGCACCAGGCGACCTGCCAATGTCACGTGTTCGTCATCGACGCCGATCACGAGCGGCTCGTCGCGATCGCGCAAGGCACGATCAACCGCGTCGGCGACGGCAAGATGCCGGATGCGCCTGAAGAAACGGCCTGA
- a CDS encoding MgtC/SapB family protein yields MLSNLELVMRLVLAAALGSVIGFERERLSWAAGLRTHMLVCVGSTLIMIVSAFGFADVLGTSDHIVLDPSRIAAQVVSGIGFLGAGSILLRGEIVRGLTTAASLWSVAAIGLAVGGGLYVASISATIIILIILAGIKPLERRYFTVRQRRQLALTVVSGALTFDSLHAALGPDSARVKQFIVQRADDTGEHDEVRIALARVSELEYRAICDKLRALRGVTRFEEGRGLSGDE; encoded by the coding sequence ATGCTCAGCAACCTGGAACTCGTGATGCGGCTCGTTCTGGCGGCGGCGCTCGGCAGCGTGATCGGCTTCGAGCGCGAACGCCTGTCGTGGGCGGCGGGCCTGCGTACGCACATGCTCGTATGCGTTGGCTCGACGCTGATCATGATCGTATCGGCGTTCGGTTTTGCCGACGTGCTCGGCACCAGCGACCACATCGTGCTCGATCCGTCGCGGATCGCCGCACAGGTCGTGTCGGGCATCGGCTTTCTCGGTGCGGGCTCGATCCTGCTGCGCGGCGAGATCGTGCGCGGGCTGACGACGGCCGCGAGCCTGTGGTCGGTCGCGGCGATCGGGCTCGCGGTGGGCGGCGGGCTCTACGTCGCGTCGATTTCGGCGACGATCATCATCCTGATCATCCTGGCCGGCATCAAGCCGCTGGAGCGGCGCTACTTCACGGTGCGCCAGCGGCGCCAGCTCGCGCTGACGGTCGTGAGCGGCGCGCTGACGTTCGATTCGCTGCACGCGGCGCTCGGCCCGGACAGCGCGCGCGTGAAGCAGTTCATCGTGCAGCGCGCCGACGATACCGGCGAGCACGACGAGGTGCGCATCGCGCTCGCGCGGGTGTCGGAGCTCGAGTACCGGGCGATCTGCGACAAGCTGCGCGCGCTGCGGGGCGTCACGCGTTTCGAAGAAGGGCGCGGGCTGTCGGGCGACGAATAG
- the prpF gene encoding 2-methylaconitate cis-trans isomerase PrpF: MAHISQIKVPATYIRGGTSKGVFFRLQDLPDAAQAPGAARDALLLRVIGSPDPYGKQIDGMGGATSSTSKTVIVSKSTRPGHDVDYLFGQVAIDKAFVDWTGNCGNLSAAVGPFAISGGLVDPARVPRDGVATVRIWQANIGKTIIAHVPITNGAVQETGDFELDGVTFPAAEVQLEFMDPAAEEEGAGGSMFPTGNLVDDLAVPGVGTLKATMINAGIPTIFVEAEAIGYTGTELQDAINGDAKALERFETIRAHGALRMGLIDTLDEIATRQHTPKIAFVAKPADYVASSGKRVNAGDIDLLVRAMSMGKLHHAMMGTAAVAIGTAAAIPGTLVNLAAGGGERNAVRFGHPSGTLRVGAEAQRENGEWTVTKAIMSRSARVLMEGWVRVPGDAF; encoded by the coding sequence ATGGCTCACATTTCTCAAATCAAGGTTCCCGCGACCTATATTCGCGGCGGCACCAGCAAGGGCGTGTTCTTCCGGCTGCAGGACCTGCCCGACGCCGCGCAGGCGCCGGGCGCCGCGCGCGACGCGCTGCTGCTGCGCGTGATCGGCAGCCCCGATCCGTACGGCAAGCAGATCGACGGGATGGGCGGCGCGACGTCGTCCACCAGCAAGACGGTGATCGTGTCGAAGAGCACGCGGCCCGGCCACGACGTCGACTACCTGTTCGGGCAGGTCGCGATCGACAAGGCGTTCGTCGACTGGACCGGCAACTGCGGGAACCTGTCGGCGGCGGTCGGCCCGTTCGCGATCAGCGGCGGGCTCGTCGATCCGGCGCGCGTGCCGCGCGACGGCGTCGCGACCGTGCGGATCTGGCAGGCGAACATCGGCAAGACGATCATTGCCCATGTGCCGATCACGAACGGCGCGGTGCAGGAGACGGGCGACTTCGAGCTGGACGGCGTCACGTTCCCGGCGGCCGAAGTGCAGCTCGAGTTCATGGACCCGGCCGCCGAGGAAGAAGGCGCAGGCGGCTCGATGTTCCCGACCGGCAACCTCGTCGACGATCTCGCAGTGCCGGGCGTCGGCACGCTGAAGGCGACGATGATCAACGCGGGCATCCCGACGATCTTCGTCGAGGCCGAAGCGATCGGTTATACGGGCACCGAGCTGCAGGATGCGATCAACGGCGATGCGAAGGCGCTCGAGAGGTTCGAGACGATTCGCGCGCACGGCGCGCTGCGCATGGGCCTGATTGACACGCTCGACGAAATCGCGACGCGGCAGCACACGCCGAAGATCGCGTTCGTCGCGAAGCCGGCCGACTACGTCGCGTCGAGCGGCAAGCGCGTGAACGCGGGCGACATCGACCTGCTGGTGCGCGCGATGTCGATGGGCAAGCTGCATCACGCGATGATGGGCACGGCGGCGGTCGCGATCGGCACGGCCGCGGCGATCCCCGGCACGCTCGTGAATCTGGCGGCGGGCGGCGGCGAACGCAACGCGGTGCGCTTCGGGCATCCGTCGGGCACGCTGCGCGTCGGCGCGGAAGCGCAGCGGGAGAACGGCGAGTGGACCGTCACGAAGGCGATCATGAGCCGCAGCGCACGCGTGCTGATGGAAGGCTGGGTGCGGGTGCCGGGCGACGCGTTCTGA
- a CDS encoding GNAT family N-acetyltransferase, with protein MLQMRPMTAGEFHAYRTRAIDGYALDLVSSGQNAVEDAADRARACFDTLLPDGLRTSGQTLVVLIDGASGDAVGDLWYAIVPEGPNRTLFIYDLDIVPSRRRQGWATRALDALDAEARRHGVTEIGLSVFNHNTAARALYRACGFAPITTTLIKPVIVG; from the coding sequence ATGTTGCAGATGCGGCCGATGACGGCCGGCGAATTCCACGCGTACCGCACGCGAGCCATCGACGGCTACGCGCTTGATCTCGTTTCATCCGGGCAGAACGCTGTCGAAGACGCGGCCGATCGTGCGCGCGCCTGTTTCGATACGCTGCTGCCTGACGGCCTGCGGACATCCGGCCAGACACTCGTCGTGCTCATCGACGGCGCCAGCGGCGACGCGGTGGGCGACCTCTGGTACGCGATCGTGCCCGAAGGGCCGAACCGCACACTATTCATCTACGACCTCGACATCGTCCCGTCCCGGCGGCGCCAGGGTTGGGCCACGCGCGCGCTCGATGCGCTCGACGCCGAGGCGCGCCGGCATGGCGTCACCGAAATCGGGCTGTCGGTGTTCAATCACAACACGGCCGCCCGCGCGCTCTATCGTGCGTGCGGCTTCGCGCCGATCACGACGACGTTGATCAAG
- a CDS encoding CaiB/BaiF CoA transferase family protein has translation MSLNAPLSGIHIVEFEGLGPGPLAGWMLAGMGARITLIARPSGRTSAPDALRSRDGDLLREGKTIVELDLKAPAGREAALDLIAQADVLVEGLRPGVMERLGLGPDDCARRNPTLVYGRMTGWGQHGSLAAAAGHDLNYVALTGLLSLSAPNDGRPGLPPTVVGDAGGALGLAFGIVCALFDVRGGGPGRVVDGAIVDIVSMLGSLALWARANGQLDGAQPSLFHDAPFYDVYRCADGECVTIGALEPPFYALLVERLGLTDVDPASQYDRARWPALKARFADVFAAQPSAHWRALLEGTDACFAPLLSVADAARHPHNAARGIYRTDENGNVRARVAPRFLPLKGGVAE, from the coding sequence ATGTCATTGAACGCGCCGCTTTCCGGCATCCACATCGTCGAATTCGAAGGCCTCGGCCCCGGCCCGCTCGCGGGCTGGATGCTCGCCGGGATGGGCGCGCGGATCACGCTGATCGCGCGCCCGTCCGGCCGCACCAGCGCGCCGGACGCGCTGCGGAGCCGCGACGGCGACCTGCTGCGCGAAGGCAAGACGATCGTCGAACTCGACCTGAAGGCGCCGGCCGGCCGTGAGGCCGCGCTCGACCTGATCGCGCAGGCCGACGTGCTGGTCGAGGGGCTGCGGCCCGGCGTGATGGAGCGGCTCGGCCTCGGGCCCGACGATTGCGCGCGCCGCAACCCGACGCTCGTGTACGGGCGGATGACGGGCTGGGGCCAGCACGGCTCGCTCGCGGCCGCGGCCGGGCACGACCTGAACTACGTCGCGTTGACGGGGCTGCTGTCGCTGTCGGCACCGAACGACGGCCGGCCGGGTTTGCCGCCGACCGTCGTCGGCGATGCGGGCGGCGCGCTCGGGCTCGCGTTCGGGATCGTCTGCGCGCTGTTCGACGTGCGCGGCGGCGGGCCGGGGCGCGTGGTCGACGGCGCGATCGTCGACATCGTGTCGATGCTCGGCTCGCTCGCGCTGTGGGCGCGCGCGAACGGGCAGCTCGACGGCGCGCAGCCGAGCCTCTTTCACGACGCGCCGTTCTACGACGTGTATCGCTGCGCGGACGGCGAATGCGTGACGATCGGCGCGCTCGAGCCGCCGTTCTATGCGCTGCTGGTCGAACGGCTCGGGCTGACGGACGTCGATCCCGCTTCGCAGTACGACCGCGCGCGCTGGCCCGCGCTGAAGGCGCGTTTCGCCGACGTGTTCGCCGCGCAGCCGTCCGCGCACTGGCGCGCGCTGCTCGAAGGCACCGACGCGTGTTTCGCGCCGCTGCTGAGCGTGGCCGACGCGGCGCGGCATCCGCACAACGCGGCGCGCGGGATCTACCGCACCGACGAGAATGGAAACGTGCGGGCGCGCGTGGCGCCGCGCTTTCTGCCGCTGAAGGGCGGGGTGGCCGAGTAG
- a CDS encoding flagellar hook-length control protein FliK, whose product MTESVSTPRSRSRSTRSSARSRQRSAAAAGSTSARAAARPGSAPAGDASRDERTLDLFGDPVLEPGERSPAAVRSDVVLEADVADDVSAGRQPALDGFGAPAVDGAVAHDETGSAVKPRVAVVAEGVSATEGDDAANVGVGPVVDGVAMNEADAPAGDDAAVKATEMPTADGAAIEAIGLQSSDDAALRVPGLQVADGAAAKAIELPAADGAVIKAIGLQSSDDAAPKASGLHAADSAAAKATELQVADGEVAKPVVEAAAVKSREGRPAGDAVKERRSSSGGKRRATAGTSEAPAVQSATVAASVDAALEATGSNPAPDAVSKVEPQTLAQPAAPAIAATTATTRDATLQADASPSPVPQPVASAASFVTKPSSERTQAAAPAFDPDTHLRPLTDRLAALQADVDGLTRAADREMRRVNRLLLALAVVVLAGLVALILQTRQIANLKQDAATKQQRIDRLAADLSTQQATLMTLEEHHEALLSQVDRLQRSANREAAVAKRARRTR is encoded by the coding sequence ATGACCGAATCCGTTTCCACGCCTCGCTCCCGTTCCCGTTCCACTCGTTCGTCGGCCCGTTCGCGCCAGCGTTCGGCCGCTGCCGCAGGCAGCACGTCCGCAAGGGCGGCCGCGCGGCCCGGCAGCGCGCCGGCCGGCGATGCGTCGCGCGACGAGCGGACGCTCGACCTGTTCGGCGATCCGGTGCTCGAGCCGGGTGAGCGGTCGCCGGCCGCGGTACGAAGTGACGTGGTGCTGGAAGCCGATGTCGCCGACGATGTGTCCGCCGGGCGGCAACCCGCGCTGGACGGGTTCGGCGCACCGGCCGTTGATGGCGCGGTAGCGCATGACGAGACGGGCAGCGCGGTGAAGCCGCGTGTCGCGGTGGTGGCCGAGGGTGTTTCGGCGACCGAAGGCGATGATGCCGCGAACGTCGGCGTTGGGCCGGTGGTGGATGGCGTTGCAATGAACGAAGCCGATGCGCCGGCTGGCGATGACGCTGCGGTGAAGGCAACCGAGATGCCGACGGCCGATGGTGCTGCGATAGAGGCGATCGGGCTGCAATCGAGCGACGACGCTGCGCTGAGGGTGCCCGGGCTGCAAGTGGCCGATGGCGCTGCGGCGAAGGCAATCGAGCTGCCGGCGGCCGATGGTGCTGTGATAAAGGCGATCGGGCTGCAATCGAGCGACGATGCTGCGCCGAAGGCCTCCGGGCTGCACGCGGCCGATAGCGCTGCGGCGAAGGCAACCGAACTTCAAGTCGCTGATGGCGAAGTTGCGAAGCCTGTCGTCGAAGCCGCTGCCGTCAAATCCCGCGAAGGGCGACCCGCCGGCGATGCCGTGAAGGAGCGCCGCTCGTCGTCGGGCGGCAAACGCCGGGCGACTGCCGGCACAAGCGAAGCGCCGGCGGTGCAATCCGCGACGGTTGCGGCGAGCGTCGACGCAGCGCTGGAAGCAACCGGATCGAATCCGGCACCGGACGCCGTTTCGAAGGTCGAGCCGCAAACGCTGGCACAGCCGGCCGCGCCGGCAATCGCTGCAACGACCGCAACGACCCGAGACGCCACACTGCAGGCCGACGCTTCGCCGTCCCCCGTCCCGCAGCCGGTGGCTTCCGCCGCGTCCTTCGTGACGAAACCGTCGTCGGAACGCACACAGGCGGCTGCGCCGGCCTTCGATCCCGACACGCACCTGCGTCCGCTGACCGACCGGCTCGCTGCGCTGCAGGCCGATGTGGACGGTTTGACGCGCGCGGCCGATCGCGAGATGCGTCGCGTCAACCGCCTGCTGCTGGCGCTGGCTGTCGTCGTGCTGGCGGGGCTCGTCGCGCTGATTCTGCAAACGCGGCAGATCGCGAACCTGAAGCAGGACGCGGCAACCAAGCAGCAGCGGATCGATCGCCTCGCGGCGGATCTTTCGACGCAGCAGGCGACGCTGATGACGCTCGAGGAGCACCACGAAGCGCTGCTGTCGCAAGTCGATCGGCTTCAGCGCAGTGCGAACCGCGAGGCGGCTGTCGCCAAGCGTGCTCGTCGGACCCGTTGA
- a CDS encoding response regulator transcription factor, giving the protein MESDPALTPREKEVLDLLCRGFSNKAIANHLGIGLDTARRHASRVKQKTGVRSVIALPGLDLPDGPEWLERLDLDGVRLSPAESRVLRLLCQGHGSKQIARVLQISPRTVDKHREHLLDKCRFESTRQLVSWIAGQYAKCGMANSSGES; this is encoded by the coding sequence ATGGAGTCGGATCCTGCTCTCACGCCGCGGGAGAAAGAAGTCCTGGATCTGCTGTGCCGCGGATTCAGCAACAAGGCCATTGCCAATCACCTCGGAATCGGGCTCGATACCGCGCGGCGCCATGCGAGCCGGGTCAAGCAGAAGACCGGTGTCCGATCCGTCATCGCGTTGCCCGGCCTCGATCTGCCTGACGGGCCCGAGTGGCTGGAGCGACTCGATCTCGATGGCGTCCGCCTGAGTCCGGCCGAATCCCGCGTGCTGCGGCTGCTGTGCCAGGGGCACGGCAGCAAGCAGATCGCACGCGTCCTTCAAATCAGCCCCCGTACCGTCGACAAGCATCGCGAGCATTTACTCGATAAATGCCGCTTTGAATCGACGCGTCAACTGGTGTCGTGGATCGCCGGTCAATACGCGAAGTGTGGCATGGCCAATTCGTCTGGCGAATCCTAA
- a CDS encoding methyl-accepting chemotaxis protein — translation MFGKIKLASGLLGVLTVFCLFLFAIEALGFWALTSTRSGVDDLSNVAIAQVDAVNQATEKLLDARINLSRAGTRMVRGGPKPEDIIRHAGASLAEADKAFAVLTAAQPVDETNRARVAALAERYRALRGALAELVQFLDADNIQAFLDQPTQGIQDAYLAELHRFADYGSASSRTAIDTIDGGMLWFKSVGIVLLVAMLAASAAIYAAARRAVVAPLEEAGRHFERIAQGRLDEAVRAGGVFEIDRMLRGLATMQASIAGTVRTVRHASDAIHLGAGEIAGGNADLSARTGTQAASLEETAASMEELTATVRQNTDSARAASALADAALEATSHGGGVVDSVIDRMRGIAQSSGRIAEIISVIDGIAFQTNILALNAAVEAARAGEQGRGFAVVAGEVRSLAQRSAQSAKEIKALIEDSVAQINGGAELVERAGEAMRTVSASITRVVQTMSEITAASVEQSVGIEQVNQAVTQMDQLTQQNAALVEEVAAAAASLNDQTAHLMQAVSVFELGDARAARGERAAPSFADAGYAPAGSAA, via the coding sequence ATGTTCGGAAAAATCAAGCTCGCGTCGGGTCTGCTCGGCGTGTTGACCGTGTTTTGCCTCTTTCTGTTCGCGATCGAGGCGCTCGGCTTCTGGGCGCTCACGTCGACGCGCAGCGGCGTCGACGATCTGTCGAACGTCGCGATCGCGCAGGTCGACGCGGTCAACCAGGCGACCGAGAAACTGCTCGACGCGCGCATCAACCTGTCGCGCGCCGGCACGCGGATGGTGCGCGGCGGCCCGAAGCCGGAGGACATCATCCGTCACGCCGGCGCTTCGCTTGCCGAAGCGGACAAGGCGTTCGCCGTGCTGACGGCCGCGCAGCCGGTCGACGAGACGAACCGCGCGCGCGTCGCGGCGCTCGCCGAGCGTTATCGCGCATTGCGCGGCGCGCTGGCCGAACTCGTGCAGTTCCTCGACGCCGACAACATCCAGGCCTTCCTCGACCAGCCGACGCAAGGCATCCAGGACGCCTACCTCGCCGAACTGCATCGCTTCGCCGACTACGGCAGCGCATCGAGCCGCACCGCGATCGACACGATCGACGGCGGCATGCTCTGGTTCAAGTCGGTCGGCATCGTGCTGCTGGTGGCGATGCTGGCGGCAAGCGCGGCCATCTACGCGGCCGCGCGGCGCGCGGTCGTCGCGCCGCTGGAGGAAGCCGGCCGCCATTTCGAGCGGATCGCGCAGGGCCGGCTCGACGAAGCCGTGCGGGCGGGCGGCGTGTTCGAGATCGACCGGATGCTGCGCGGCCTCGCGACGATGCAGGCGAGCATCGCGGGCACCGTGCGCACGGTGCGCCACGCGTCCGACGCGATCCACCTCGGCGCGGGCGAGATCGCCGGCGGCAACGCCGACCTGTCGGCGCGTACCGGTACGCAGGCCGCGTCGCTCGAGGAAACGGCCGCGAGCATGGAGGAATTGACCGCGACCGTCCGCCAGAACACCGACAGCGCCCGCGCGGCCAGCGCGCTGGCCGACGCGGCGCTCGAAGCGACGAGCCACGGCGGCGGCGTGGTCGACAGCGTGATCGACCGGATGCGCGGCATCGCGCAGAGCTCGGGGCGGATCGCGGAGATCATCTCGGTGATCGACGGCATCGCGTTCCAGACCAACATCCTCGCGCTGAACGCGGCGGTCGAGGCCGCGCGGGCCGGCGAGCAGGGGCGCGGCTTCGCGGTCGTCGCGGGCGAAGTGCGCTCGCTCGCGCAGCGCAGCGCGCAATCGGCGAAGGAGATCAAGGCGCTGATCGAGGATTCGGTCGCGCAGATCAACGGCGGCGCGGAGCTCGTGGAGCGCGCCGGCGAAGCGATGCGGACGGTGTCGGCGTCGATCACGCGCGTCGTGCAGACGATGTCCGAGATCACGGCCGCATCGGTCGAGCAGAGCGTCGGGATCGAGCAGGTGAACCAGGCGGTCACGCAGATGGATCAGCTGACGCAGCAGAACGCGGCGCTGGTGGAGGAAGTCGCGGCGGCAGCCGCGTCGTTGAACGACCAGACCGCGCACCTGATGCAGGCGGTGTCGGTGTTCGAACTGGGCGATGCGCGCGCCGCACGCGGCGAGCGCGCGGCGCCGTCGTTCGCCGACGCGGGTTACGCGCCGGCCGGCAGCGCCGCGTAG
- a CDS encoding type II toxin-antitoxin system RelE family toxin yields MTFELAFLEPALKEWKKLDRTVRDQFKARLAERLEKPRIPSAKLHGHPDRYKIKLRSVGYRLVYEVRDAEVVVLVVAVGRRERDAVYLAAMKR; encoded by the coding sequence ATGACCTTTGAGCTTGCGTTTCTCGAACCTGCGTTGAAGGAATGGAAGAAGCTCGATCGCACCGTTCGCGATCAGTTCAAGGCCAGACTTGCCGAGCGGCTCGAGAAGCCTCGCATTCCTTCGGCCAAGCTGCACGGCCATCCGGATCGCTACAAGATCAAGCTGCGCAGCGTCGGCTATCGTCTCGTGTACGAAGTACGCGATGCGGAAGTCGTCGTGCTGGTGGTCGCTGTCGGGCGGCGCGAGCGCGACGCCGTTTATCTTGCTGCCATGAAACGCTAG
- a CDS encoding AGE family epimerase/isomerase, translating into MSVSDSASAQAAQLRHHFAHVVLPIWRGSGFDQTLQLPFEAVDPATHAPLPVTRYRAMACARQLFVFAQAGDTAHAATLFDALCRHFRDTRHGGWFYSVDAQGAPLDTTKDLYTHAFIVFACAAWHAASGDAAARKVAEETAALIQDRFAPRRGDALLDAARHVDFSSSGSGALQNPLMHLTEAWLAAADAFDDTAFDDALAHTAQAVERTFVDTATGCVAELPLGAADNRFEPGHQFEWFYLVDAAGARLAQTALPGALSRAFVFAEQYGVDTQTGGVCAALDAQGACLDGTQRIWAQTEYLRALATHGGTPASAPLATQIERFAARFLHPRGWFECKTADGQVSRADMPSTTPYHLATAYAALPAGA; encoded by the coding sequence ATGTCCGTTTCCGACTCCGCTTCCGCCCAGGCCGCCCAGCTTCGCCACCATTTCGCACACGTCGTCTTGCCGATCTGGCGAGGTTCAGGGTTCGACCAAACATTGCAGCTGCCGTTCGAGGCCGTCGATCCGGCCACCCATGCGCCGCTGCCCGTCACCCGTTATCGCGCAATGGCGTGCGCGCGGCAACTGTTCGTGTTCGCGCAAGCCGGCGACACGGCGCATGCGGCCACGCTGTTCGACGCGCTGTGCCGCCATTTCCGCGATACGCGCCACGGCGGCTGGTTCTACAGCGTCGACGCGCAGGGCGCACCGCTCGATACGACCAAGGATCTCTATACGCACGCATTCATCGTGTTCGCGTGCGCCGCGTGGCATGCGGCGTCGGGCGACGCCGCCGCGCGCAAGGTGGCCGAGGAAACCGCTGCGCTGATCCAGGACCGCTTCGCACCGCGCCGCGGCGACGCGCTGCTCGATGCGGCGCGTCACGTCGATTTCTCGTCCTCCGGCAGCGGCGCGCTGCAGAATCCGCTGATGCACCTGACCGAAGCCTGGCTCGCCGCGGCCGACGCTTTCGACGACACGGCATTCGACGATGCGCTCGCGCATACCGCGCAGGCCGTCGAGCGCACCTTCGTCGACACGGCGACCGGCTGCGTCGCCGAGCTGCCGCTCGGCGCGGCCGACAACCGTTTCGAGCCCGGCCATCAGTTCGAATGGTTCTATCTGGTCGATGCGGCCGGCGCGCGGCTCGCGCAAACGGCGCTCCCCGGCGCGCTGTCGCGCGCGTTCGTATTCGCGGAGCAATACGGCGTGGATACCCAGACGGGCGGCGTCTGCGCGGCGCTCGACGCGCAAGGCGCGTGCCTCGACGGCACGCAGCGGATCTGGGCACAGACCGAGTACCTGCGCGCGCTCGCGACGCACGGCGGCACGCCGGCCTCCGCACCGCTCGCGACGCAGATCGAGCGCTTCGCCGCGCGCTTCCTGCATCCGCGCGGCTGGTTCGAGTGCAAGACGGCGGACGGGCAGGTGTCGCGCGCCGACATGCCGTCGACGACGCCCTACCATCTCGCGACCGCCTACGCGGCGCTGCCGGCCGGCGCGTAA
- a CDS encoding type II toxin-antitoxin system Phd/YefM family antitoxin, with amino-acid sequence MPHTILASVTASVSELKRNPMGTVAAGEGFPVAILNHNEPAFYCIPAKTWEAMVERLEDIEDNALADSRAKEKVVKVKLNDL; translated from the coding sequence ATGCCTCACACCATTCTGGCCAGCGTGACGGCTAGCGTCTCGGAGTTGAAGCGGAACCCGATGGGGACCGTGGCGGCCGGCGAGGGTTTCCCGGTCGCGATTCTGAATCACAACGAACCCGCGTTTTACTGCATCCCGGCGAAGACATGGGAAGCGATGGTCGAACGTCTCGAAGATATCGAAGACAACGCACTGGCCGATTCGCGCGCCAAGGAGAAAGTCGTCAAGGTCAAGCTGAATGACCTTTGA